The Methyloceanibacter sp. wino2 nucleotide sequence GCGCGAGTTCGGGCATCGCGACCGTGTCCATGTCGATGCCGCGCCGGTCGGGACCGTTCAAGTAGAGGAAGCCCGCGCCGGGCTTCCCGACATTTCCGCTGAAGGCGACCAGCGCCGAGAGAACCCGAAAGACGTTGCCGCCATAGGTTTGGCGCTGCACACCCTGTCCAAGCCAGAGCAACGAGGGCCTTCCGCGTAGGCGCGGGCCGCTTTCTCGATCAATTCGGCCGGCACACCGCATAGCTTTTCCGCCACGGCCGGGGTCGTGCGGTCGATCGTCTCCATGAGCGACTTGGCACCGAGAACATGCGCATCGACGAACTCCCAATCGATCAAGCCGTTCGACTGCATCACGTTGAGAAATGCAAATCCCAGGGCGGCGTCGGTCCCCGGGCGCAGCTTGAGGAACATGTCCGATGCGGAAGCCGTAGTATGCTCGATCGGATCCACGACGATGATCGTTGTGCCAGCCGCAGCGGCGTCAGCTATGAAGCGCTGGTCCTGGTGGGGGGCCGAGTGAGATGGATTGGCGCCCCAGACGAGAATGCAATTTGAATCCCGCGCCGTGCGCGGATCGAAGCCGACAACCGATGTGCCGAACGTGAGGTCCAAAGCGGCATGGCCGGCCTTGTTGCAAACCGTGTCGGGGTCGACCTCGGTCGCGCCCAGACGGTGGAAGAAGCGCAATGGGAAGGCGATGTTTAGGAGTCCGACCGTGCCCGTATAGTGCGTATGCAGAATAGTGTGTGCGTTGTCTTGCGCGACAAGTTGCCGGAAGCGTTCGGAGATTTCCGCGAGCGCTTCGTCCCAGGAGATCGCAACGAACTTGCCTTCGCCTTTCGGTCCCGCACGCCGCAAGGGAGAGGAAAGCCGAAGTGCCGGGTCGCGCCATGCACCGTTGTAGGCAATCGCGCATTTACCGCAGAGTTTTCCGCGCGAAACAGGGTGGTCCGGATCGCCAATGACCTTGGTGATCGACCCGTCCCGCGTATGCACGGCTATTCCGCACGCGTCGTAACAGTCGCGCGCGCATGTCGTTTTGATGATGGTCTCACTTGGCACGATGAATCCTCGAAGGACTTGCTCAAGGTTTCATCGCTCAATCCTGCCAAGTGATCTTTTGGAAGTCTAATGTATTCCCGTACCCCCTAGGAGTTACTCACTCAAGAGGATTGCCCCGCCGTCGTTTCAACACCGAAACTACCGAGCATCAGAACGATATCGGCCCGATTTCGAGGCCGGAAAACTGGTGGCGCAACTCGCGGTTGGAAGCTTGGGCATCATGAATAACCGAACTGAGCTTCATACAGTCCACTGCGCCGCGCCACCCATTCATCACCCATCAGAAATGCGTGTAACAGGCAGGCCGTTCGCACTCGCGGTCGTGCCGTCTTTTGACGTGGAGGGACTAAATGACAAGCAAATTCACGATTAGTCGCCGCGACTTTCTCGCAACCACGGCGGCGGTAACGGCCATGGCCGGCGTGTCGATGCCGAAATTCGCCTTCGGCAAGGACAACGTGGTCAAGATCGGCTTCCTCGCCCCCTTGACCGGCGAAGTCTCCGCCTGGGGCAAGCCAGGTCTGGACGGCTGCAAGATCTGGGCGGACTGGGTCAACGCGGATGGCGGCGTCAAGATCGGCGATGAGGCGTACAAGGTCGAGTTTGTCGCCTATGACGACGAGTACGATCCGAGCAAGGCACGGACCGGCGCGGTGAAGCTTGTCAAGGAAGACGACGTCAAGTTCGTCATGATGCTGGGCGGCGATCCGTGGCCGGGTGCGGCTCCGATCGCAGAGAAAGAGAACATGTTGTTCTCGACCCTCCTGCCGAGCGACCTGAGCCCCGAGACGGAGCTCCTGGTTGCGCCGTGTGAGGTGCATCCGATTTACAATGTGACGGGCGTCGAGTGGCTTGCCGAGAACAAGCCGGAACTCAAGACGGCCGTCGTCTGCGCGCAGGATGACTCCCTTGGCAAGCCGTCTGTGGCGACCTACCTCGCCGCCTTCGAGGCCGCGGGCATCGAGGTCCTTGACGAACCCATCTTCTTCGATCCGGCGACGACCGACTTCGCGCCCCTCATGTCCAAGATGCTGGCGCTGAAGCCAGACATCATTTGCCTGGACACGTGCTACGCGGATTATGTGCATCCGTTGGTGGAGCAGGCGTTCCAGCAGGGCTTCAAGGGCCAGATGATCTCTTGCACGGCCGACTTCTACGAGAAGCTGGTCGAGAAGACGTCCAAGGAGTTCATGGAAGGCTTCATCTTCCAGTTCCCCGACTTCGACGACCCGGCGATGAATGCCGAGCACGTGAACTTCAACAAGCCGAACGATTTCTACGCCGAGTACGTGAAGCGGTACGGCAAGGGCGAATGGAGCGCCGTGTCCTGGGAGTACGCCTCGATCATGGATCTGTGGGCTGACGCCGCGGGACGCGCCGGAACGACCGAACCGGTCAAGGTGCTCGAGGCCATGAAGGTCGGCGGTACCGGGCGCCAGGCGTTTGGCGAAGCCAAGTGGTGGGGCAAGGAGCTCTTTGGCATCGACAACGCGCTCGTCGGCGAGTGGCCCGTCGTGGCTATCAAGGATGGCAAGGCGAAGATCCAGGACTTCAAGTCCATCCCTGCCTGGTGGGAAAAGCATAGCGACCTGATGATCAAGCACATGAAGGCGCTCAATCAGATGTACTATCAGCGCGGCTAAACAGACTGGGCGCAGGCTGGTTCGCAAACGCGGAGCGAACATTGACATCGGCAACGCGTGCCGTGAACGGCGCGGACCCGCCAGAGCCATTCTTTCTGTGCAAACGACTGCTGGCACCCGGCCCCATACTGGGCCGGGCGCGCGGCGGAGCGATATGGAATGACAGCAGAACTTTTCTTTCAGACAGTCGTCAACGCGACCTACGCCGCGAGCTACATGGCGCTCATCGCGGTTGGATTCGTCCTCATCTTCGGCGTGATGGGCGTGGTCAATTTTGCCCACGGTGAGCTCTATATGGCAGGGGCTTATACAGTCGTCGCCCTATATGCCGACCAAGGATTGCCATTCTTTCTTTCAGTCGCGGCTGGTCTCGCCTTTGTCGGGGTGCTCGGACTTCTGATGGAGTTGGCTCTATTCCGGCCCTTACGCGATAATCCATTGGGCGGCCTGATCGCCTCGATCGGTTTTCTCCTCATTCTGCAGACCATTGCGGTTCTCGGATTCGGCGTGCGGATGAAGAACGTGCCGCCCTCGACGCAGGACAAAATTGTCTTCATGGACGGGGTCGTTCTGACCTACCAGAGACTCTACGTCATCGTGGCTGCCGTCGCCCTGCTGGGCGCGCTTTGGGTATTCTTGCGCAAGAGCAAGTTTGGCTGGGCGTTGCGGGCCTGTGCCCAAGATCGGGAAGCGGCCGTGCTTCAAGGCATGTCGATCAACAACACGGCACGTTTGGCGATGTTCATTGGCGCGGCGCTTGCCGGTGTCGCTGGCGCCCTGACGGCGCCGTTGGTTTCGCCGACACCCTATATGGGGCACCCGGTCGTCGTTTCCGCCTTCATCATCATTATCGTTGGCGGCCTCGGTTCTTTGGAAGGGGCTGTTCTGGTCTCGATCCTCTACGCGTTCGTCCACACCTTCGTGACGACGCTCTACGACGGCACCCTGGCGAATATTGTTGGTCTCCTCCTGATGCTCGGCGTCCTCATCGTGCGGCCAACAGGACTATTTGGAGCGAAAGAACGTGCATAAGCCTGACAGTCATTCCGTGAACCTCGCTGCGGCGTTTGGGTTCGTACTTCTGGCAGGCGTGCTCGTCGTGCTCCCTCATCTCCTGTCGTTCTCGCAGCAGGAGGTCTTGGTTCTGCTCGTGATCAACGTACTGCTTGTTTGCAGCTATCGGCTGCTGACGCTGACAGGCGAGTGGTCTCTGGCCCATGCGGTCATTATGGGCGTGGGGGCCTATACATCGGCCCTGGTGGCAAAGAAGCTATCGGTCCCGGTCCCGCTTGCCATGCTGGCCGGCGCCTCGATGGCGGGCTTTATCGCGTTTCTTCTCAGCTTTCCGTTGTTCCGGATGAAGGGGTTCTACTTTCTCATTGCGTCCTTCGCGGCCGGCGAGGTCATTCGTCTTTCGTGGAAGTGGAGCGACCTGACGTTTCTGTTCGGCGGCCCGAAGGGCATCAAGCGTATTCCCGCCTTCCCGGACTTCCTGACGATCGATTTCTATGAGCCGGTGAACTACTACTATCTCTGCCTCGTCGTCGTCGCGATATCCCTTCTCATTCTGTATCGCATTGAGAAGTCGCGCATCGGACTGACGTTCCATGCGATTCACTGGCAGGACAAGCTGGCCGAATCCGTCGGCGTCAACACGTTCCGCTACCGGACGCTCGCCTTCGTGTTCTCCGCGTTCTTTGCCGGTCTCGCCGGTGCGCTCTACGCCCACTATGTGGGGGCGATCGCGCCCAACAGGTTCAGTGTGGAGGAGATGGTCTACATTCTGATTTGGGCGATCGTCGGCGGGACAGCGACCTTCTACGGACCCATCATCGGCGTCGTGGTGCTGACCATCGTGAACGAAATCGTGCTGCGGTCGCTCGGTGTTGAGGAGATGCGGCCGATGTTCTACGGCGCGCTCCTGATCATCGCGATCCTGTTCCTGCCCAACGGGCTGGAGAGCCTGGTTCCGAAGATCAAGCGACTGTTCCGGGGACGGGACAAAGAGGGGAACGGATCTCTCGCGTCACCTCAAGTCGCAGAGTGAGGATCGGCGGATCGGCGGGGCCGGCGCTTAGCCGGGCCCGCGCGGCAGCCGCACGCAGCGCGCAATAACGGCCACTAAGTTCTCAAGCAGAATGGAAGAGCGACTCTAGGCGCTAGGATTTGCAGCCGGCGCAAGTAAGAGCTGACCGGCCGCCAGCAGCTTGCGGGTGTCATTCAACATGGCCGGCCGTTCGCGCCGCCAAGCCGTGAAAACGGCCGCATCGGGCGCGCTAAGCGTGCCCGGATCGTCCCGCAAAGCCTCAAGGCGCGTTGCCGCGTCCTGGGCGATTTCGTTCCACCGCTTCTGCCACAGGGCGCGGTAGGTATCGCGGTGAAGAGCCTCCATGCGGAGGTGGAACATCGAACTGCGCGCCACTCTGGGCGCCTGCATGCGTGCGATCCAGGGATGGGCACTGCGCCAGGTCTCAAGGGCCTTTGTGGTCAGAGCGGGGAGGTCGTTCTTGTCGCCGGTCAGCGCAAGGCATATTCCGAAATTGGCGAGGCTTGTGCCCAGCCGCGGGTCAATTGGTTCGAAGGTCTCACGCGCGAGCCGCAAGGCGCTGCCCGCCTCGTCCTTTG carries:
- a CDS encoding ABC transporter substrate-binding protein, translating into MTSKFTISRRDFLATTAAVTAMAGVSMPKFAFGKDNVVKIGFLAPLTGEVSAWGKPGLDGCKIWADWVNADGGVKIGDEAYKVEFVAYDDEYDPSKARTGAVKLVKEDDVKFVMMLGGDPWPGAAPIAEKENMLFSTLLPSDLSPETELLVAPCEVHPIYNVTGVEWLAENKPELKTAVVCAQDDSLGKPSVATYLAAFEAAGIEVLDEPIFFDPATTDFAPLMSKMLALKPDIICLDTCYADYVHPLVEQAFQQGFKGQMISCTADFYEKLVEKTSKEFMEGFIFQFPDFDDPAMNAEHVNFNKPNDFYAEYVKRYGKGEWSAVSWEYASIMDLWADAAGRAGTTEPVKVLEAMKVGGTGRQAFGEAKWWGKELFGIDNALVGEWPVVAIKDGKAKIQDFKSIPAWWEKHSDLMIKHMKALNQMYYQRG
- a CDS encoding branched-chain amino acid ABC transporter permease, whose protein sequence is MHKPDSHSVNLAAAFGFVLLAGVLVVLPHLLSFSQQEVLVLLVINVLLVCSYRLLTLTGEWSLAHAVIMGVGAYTSALVAKKLSVPVPLAMLAGASMAGFIAFLLSFPLFRMKGFYFLIASFAAGEVIRLSWKWSDLTFLFGGPKGIKRIPAFPDFLTIDFYEPVNYYYLCLVVVAISLLILYRIEKSRIGLTFHAIHWQDKLAESVGVNTFRYRTLAFVFSAFFAGLAGALYAHYVGAIAPNRFSVEEMVYILIWAIVGGTATFYGPIIGVVVLTIVNEIVLRSLGVEEMRPMFYGALLIIAILFLPNGLESLVPKIKRLFRGRDKEGNGSLASPQVAE
- a CDS encoding molybdopterin-dependent oxidoreductase, which produces MPSETIIKTTCARDCYDACGIAVHTRDGSITKVIGDPDHPVSRGKLCGKCAIAYNGAWRDPALRLSSPLRRAGPKGEGKFVAISWDEALAEISERFRQLVAQDNAHTILHTHYTGTVGLLNIAFPLRFFHRLGATEVDPDTVCNKAGHAALDLTFGTSVVGFDPRTARDSNCILVWGANPSHSAPHQDQRFIADAAAAGTTIIVVDPIEHTTASASDMFLKLRPGTDAALGFAFLNVMQSNGLIDWEFVDAHVLGAKSLMETIDRTTPAVAEKLCGVPAELIEKAARAYAEGPRCSGLDRVCSAKPMAATSFGFSRRWSPSAEMSGSPARASST
- a CDS encoding branched-chain amino acid ABC transporter permease, encoding MTAELFFQTVVNATYAASYMALIAVGFVLIFGVMGVVNFAHGELYMAGAYTVVALYADQGLPFFLSVAAGLAFVGVLGLLMELALFRPLRDNPLGGLIASIGFLLILQTIAVLGFGVRMKNVPPSTQDKIVFMDGVVLTYQRLYVIVAAVALLGALWVFLRKSKFGWALRACAQDREAAVLQGMSINNTARLAMFIGAALAGVAGALTAPLVSPTPYMGHPVVVSAFIIIIVGGLGSLEGAVLVSILYAFVHTFVTTLYDGTLANIVGLLLMLGVLIVRPTGLFGAKERA